In Cyclopterus lumpus isolate fCycLum1 chromosome 17, fCycLum1.pri, whole genome shotgun sequence, a genomic segment contains:
- the rbp1.1 gene encoding retinol-binding protein 1.1, with protein MPANLNGYWKMMSSDNFEEYLKALDVNIAIRKIATLLKPDKDIVHDGDHIIIKTLSTFKNYNMDFHVGKEFEEDLSGVDDRKCVTTITWEGDKLVCVQKGEIEGRGWTHWVDGDELHLELRAAGVVCKQIFKKT; from the exons ATGCCAGCTAATCTGAACGGATATTGGAAGATGATGTCCAGTGATAACTTCGAGGAGTACTTGAAGGCTCTTG ATGTAAATATTGCCATCAGAAAAATCGCCACCTTGTTGAAGCCCGACAAGGACATCGTCCACGATGGGGATCACATCATCATCAAGACCCTCAGCACCTTCAAAAACTACAACATGGACTTCCATGTGGGCAAAGAGTTTGAGGAGGATCTTTCTGGAGTGGATGACAGGAAATGTGTG ACCACCATCACCTGGGAGGGAGACAAGCTGGTGTGTGTGCAGAAGGGAGAGATTGAAGGAAGAGGCTGGACCCACTGGGTGGACGGAGATGAGCTTCATCTG GAGCTGAGAGCTGCAGGAGTTGTTTGCAAGCAGATCTTCAAAAAGACCTAA